A window of Exiguobacterium sp. FSL W8-0210 contains these coding sequences:
- a CDS encoding HD domain-containing protein, whose protein sequence is MEESTMIQETEIFVRSFHATDFSGHDYAHIERVRRLALHIAKQEGGNVKIIELAALLHDVADSKLGGTAEKVATFLQGKVTEEEQEQILAIITSLSYKDGTRPPMRTIEGKIVQDADRLDAIGAIGIARTFQFAGRFGEPMHVPGLAPREPGDRKGETSALNHFEEKLFRLKDLMNTKTALHLAEERHRYMEEFVARFKQEWDGTTDS, encoded by the coding sequence ATGGAGGAATCGACAATGATTCAAGAAACAGAAATCTTTGTCCGGTCGTTTCATGCGACGGACTTTTCAGGTCATGATTATGCCCATATCGAACGGGTTCGTCGTTTAGCTTTACATATTGCCAAACAAGAAGGCGGAAACGTCAAGATCATCGAACTGGCAGCCTTACTTCATGATGTAGCAGATAGCAAACTCGGGGGAACGGCAGAGAAGGTCGCGACCTTCTTGCAAGGAAAGGTGACGGAAGAAGAACAGGAACAGATTCTAGCCATCATCACGAGCTTGTCCTATAAAGACGGTACACGCCCACCAATGCGGACAATTGAAGGGAAAATCGTCCAGGATGCTGATCGTCTCGATGCGATCGGTGCAATCGGGATTGCGCGCACATTTCAGTTCGCTGGTCGGTTCGGGGAGCCGATGCATGTACCTGGACTAGCACCACGAGAACCGGGTGATCGAAAGGGAGAGACGAGTGCCCTGAATCATTTTGAAGAAAAGTTATTCCGGCTAAAAGATTTAATGAATACGAAAACAGCACTTCATTTAGCAGAGGAGCGGCATCGCTATATGGAAGAGTTTGTTGCTCGGTTCAAGCAAGAGTGGGACGGTACGACAGACAGCTGA
- a CDS encoding ZIP family metal transporter, with the protein MWEAFGWGALAGGAVVIGALFGLYLPLKQRLIGYIMSFGTGILIGAATFELLDEALKKSTTLVVAISFIVGALVFTGFDLFVSSRGASKRKRSSGGNEGTGTAIFFGTILDAIPESIMIGASLLSGNVSAALVAAIFVSNIPEGLSSTTGLRKDGFSKNKVLLMWGVVWLISALASLAGYTILAELPDMQFAMIGGFASGGIIAMLASTMMPEAHEEGGAIVGLFAALGLITAIILS; encoded by the coding sequence ATGTGGGAAGCGTTCGGTTGGGGAGCGCTAGCAGGTGGTGCCGTCGTCATCGGTGCCCTGTTTGGATTGTACTTACCCTTAAAACAACGCCTGATCGGCTATATCATGTCGTTTGGGACCGGCATCTTGATTGGAGCAGCGACGTTTGAGTTACTCGATGAAGCATTAAAGAAGTCAACGACACTCGTTGTCGCGATTTCCTTTATCGTCGGAGCACTCGTCTTTACAGGATTCGACCTATTCGTTTCGTCACGCGGCGCGAGTAAACGGAAACGCTCGTCTGGTGGGAACGAAGGCACAGGAACAGCGATTTTCTTCGGGACGATCCTTGATGCGATCCCTGAATCAATCATGATCGGTGCCAGTCTGTTATCCGGAAATGTCAGCGCGGCACTCGTCGCGGCGATTTTCGTCAGTAACATTCCGGAAGGTTTATCGAGTACGACCGGTTTGCGAAAAGATGGCTTCTCGAAGAATAAAGTATTGCTGATGTGGGGAGTCGTCTGGTTGATCTCCGCTCTCGCTTCTCTTGCCGGCTACACGATTCTTGCAGAACTCCCGGACATGCAATTCGCCATGATTGGTGGCTTCGCAAGCGGTGGGATCATCGCGATGCTCGCTTCGACGATGATGCCGGAAGCTCACGAGGAAGGCGGCGCGATCGTAGGTCTGTTCGCAGCACTTGGGTTGATTACAGCAATTATCCTCAGTTAA
- the fadH gene encoding 2,4-dienoyl-CoA reductase produces MTQTIMVTGGTNGMGKAMALALKEAGWNVVVTGRDAERLRLMDEALGQIQGEHLTIQMDVRDADACLAAVNQARERFGRLEALINNAAGNFICPTDELSSNGWKTVIDIVLNGTFNCCHALVKGWQEDQVVGGQIVNIVASYAWQAGAGVAPSAAAKAGVLNLTRTLAVEWGYKYQARVNAISPGPIERTGGADKLALSPEHAERIRRNVPLGRFGTPEEIATLASWMVSDQARYLNGECIALDGGHWLNKQPF; encoded by the coding sequence ATGACACAAACGATCATGGTGACGGGTGGAACGAACGGAATGGGGAAAGCGATGGCGCTCGCCTTAAAGGAAGCCGGCTGGAACGTCGTCGTTACAGGACGCGACGCGGAACGCTTGCGACTGATGGATGAAGCATTGGGTCAGATTCAAGGTGAACATCTGACGATTCAGATGGATGTCCGTGATGCTGACGCTTGTCTGGCTGCTGTCAATCAAGCACGCGAACGGTTTGGTCGTCTCGAAGCATTGATCAACAATGCTGCCGGGAACTTCATCTGTCCGACCGACGAGTTATCATCAAATGGATGGAAGACGGTCATCGATATCGTCCTCAACGGGACATTCAACTGCTGTCACGCTCTGGTCAAAGGATGGCAGGAAGATCAAGTCGTTGGCGGACAAATCGTCAACATCGTTGCGTCTTATGCGTGGCAGGCCGGCGCTGGTGTCGCTCCGAGTGCTGCTGCGAAAGCCGGTGTTCTGAACTTGACGCGGACGCTTGCCGTCGAATGGGGCTATAAATATCAAGCCCGTGTCAACGCGATCAGTCCAGGCCCGATCGAACGGACAGGTGGTGCTGACAAACTCGCTTTATCACCGGAACACGCGGAACGAATTCGTCGCAACGTCCCGCTCGGTCGATTCGGTACACCGGAAGAGATCGCAACGCTCGCAAGCTGGATGGTATCAGATCAAGCCCGCTACTTGAACGGAGAATGTATTGCTCTTGACGGTGGTCATTGGTTAAATAAACAACCATTCTAA
- a CDS encoding manganese-dependent inorganic pyrophosphatase → MEKVLVFGHKNPDTDTITSAIAYAELKKALGVNAEAIRLGEMNDETLFALDTFKVSAPRLVTEVATEASHVILVDHNERQQSANDIDAVTVTEVIDHHRIANFETSDPVYYRAEPVGCTATILNKLYKEHGVAIKPEIAGLMLSAIISDSLLFKSPTCTEQDIIAARELAEIAGVDANVYGLEMLKAGADLSKKSVPELISLDAKEFTMGTLKVEIAQVNTVDTAEVLLRQAELETAINEVILAKGLDLFVFIVTDILTNNSVGLVLGKEANLVERAYGLEATNNLVYLEGVVSRKKQVVPVLTDTALATQ, encoded by the coding sequence ATGGAAAAAGTTTTAGTATTTGGTCACAAGAATCCTGATACCGATACGATCACATCGGCAATCGCTTATGCAGAATTAAAGAAAGCACTCGGTGTCAATGCCGAAGCCATCCGCCTCGGTGAAATGAATGATGAAACGTTATTCGCACTCGATACGTTCAAAGTTTCAGCACCACGTCTCGTGACAGAAGTCGCGACGGAAGCGTCACACGTCATTTTAGTCGACCACAACGAACGTCAACAAAGTGCGAACGATATCGACGCTGTTACCGTAACAGAAGTCATCGACCATCACCGGATCGCAAACTTCGAGACATCAGACCCTGTTTACTACCGAGCAGAACCGGTCGGCTGTACAGCAACAATCCTGAACAAGCTCTACAAAGAGCATGGTGTTGCCATCAAACCAGAAATCGCTGGGTTGATGTTATCAGCGATCATTTCTGACTCGCTTCTGTTCAAATCGCCGACTTGCACGGAGCAAGATATCATCGCAGCGCGTGAACTCGCAGAAATCGCTGGTGTCGATGCGAACGTCTACGGTCTTGAGATGCTCAAAGCTGGAGCTGATCTCTCGAAAAAATCCGTTCCTGAATTGATCTCACTTGATGCAAAAGAATTCACGATGGGAACACTCAAAGTCGAAATCGCTCAAGTCAACACGGTCGATACAGCAGAAGTCTTGCTTCGCCAAGCAGAACTCGAAACAGCGATCAATGAAGTCATCCTTGCAAAAGGTCTTGATCTATTCGTCTTCATCGTCACGGATATCTTGACGAACAACTCAGTCGGACTCGTCCTCGGGAAAGAAGCAAATCTTGTCGAGCGTGCTTACGGTCTTGAAGCGACGAACAACCTTGTTTACCTCGAAGGTGTCGTATCACGTAAGAAACAAGTCGTTCCTGTCTTAACAGATACAGCTCTTGCAACACAATAA
- a CDS encoding N-acetylglucosaminidase, translated as MTTRTIRPGRPVRRTGSIKGLLFFFLIGVLLFFWLREEPKTVLTPPAPYSAERYEKGKIMEQEFQTFTEAKEYAGQRGAVKRSSDDRYVYLGGPGTGIVDDRGILSIHRDPELKKRLTYVASGTRVQLLEFGEQTSRVSIAGVTGHVPTDRLRPFPAERVSNASYYQTKGDRLLHYIVADSGLGGLIVAGEATKTTPRTSKYVESKTLTRDLTKPTRLSAKQLDAFIKEQAPDSPLIGKGKVFKSVEKKYRVNAAYLLAHAIHESDYGRSEIAREKNNLFGVNATDSAPGEDATVYKSLTDSIEQTGRFIAKDYLDRDGRYFRGAYLGNKQKGMNVFYASDPFWSEKIAGIMVKMNAF; from the coding sequence TTGACGACACGCACTATCCGCCCCGGTCGCCCCGTGCGCCGGACCGGTTCGATAAAAGGATTGCTTTTTTTCTTCCTCATCGGAGTTCTCTTGTTCTTTTGGCTCCGCGAGGAACCGAAGACCGTCTTAACCCCACCAGCGCCTTATTCAGCTGAGCGCTATGAAAAAGGCAAAATCATGGAACAAGAGTTCCAGACGTTCACCGAAGCGAAGGAGTACGCGGGACAGCGCGGCGCGGTGAAACGTTCATCGGACGACCGCTACGTCTACCTCGGTGGACCAGGTACTGGGATCGTCGACGATCGTGGTATTCTATCGATTCATCGTGACCCTGAGTTAAAGAAACGGCTCACTTACGTCGCTTCCGGCACACGTGTCCAGTTGCTTGAGTTCGGTGAACAGACGAGTCGTGTCAGCATCGCCGGCGTGACGGGGCATGTCCCAACGGACCGCTTACGTCCGTTCCCGGCAGAACGTGTCTCGAATGCATCGTATTATCAGACGAAGGGCGATCGACTCCTTCACTACATCGTCGCGGACAGCGGACTTGGTGGGCTGATTGTTGCCGGCGAAGCGACGAAAACGACGCCTCGGACGAGCAAATATGTCGAATCGAAGACATTAACGCGTGATTTGACGAAACCGACGCGTCTCAGTGCCAAACAACTCGATGCGTTCATCAAGGAGCAAGCACCGGACAGCCCCTTGATCGGTAAAGGGAAAGTCTTTAAGTCCGTTGAAAAGAAATACCGTGTCAACGCTGCCTATCTGCTTGCACATGCGATTCACGAATCGGATTATGGACGGTCTGAGATTGCTCGCGAGAAAAATAACTTGTTCGGCGTCAATGCGACCGATTCCGCACCGGGAGAAGATGCGACCGTCTATAAATCCTTGACGGACTCGATCGAGCAGACCGGTCGATTCATCGCAAAGGATTATCTCGATCGGGATGGACGTTATTTCCGCGGGGCGTACCTTGGGAACAAACAAAAAGGCATGAACGTCTTTTACGCGTCAGACCCTTTCTGGAGTGAAAAAATCGCTGGTATCATGGTGAAAATGAACGCTTTCTAA
- a CDS encoding aromatic acid exporter family protein — MLQIGYRTLKTAVAAALAMWIAEQLKLDYYVFAAIIAILSIQSTRKKTFRSSYERIIASLLAIVLGFILFEVIGYRPVTLLIYFILFLPSVQRLRLQDGFITSVVILTHLYTERQLNAHILLNESLLLGIGVGVGLLVNMYMPSLDLLIDDRREKIDQRIAALFFEVAAAIETGRVNHHALTLDETERLLREGKDAALKRMGNAIGRRNDDEDYAYFRMREQQFELLRGIVHHAEELVLVVEEGKKVADFFRTIGDNVRPEADAMVYISELEALLTRFRASALPVTREEFEVRSALLHMLQEAEQYLRLKQRYVNQKK, encoded by the coding sequence ATGTTGCAAATCGGTTATCGCACGCTGAAGACAGCGGTCGCTGCTGCGCTCGCGATGTGGATCGCAGAACAGCTCAAGCTCGATTATTACGTCTTCGCTGCCATCATCGCCATCTTGAGCATCCAGTCGACACGAAAGAAGACGTTTCGGTCTTCTTACGAACGCATCATCGCATCATTACTTGCCATCGTGCTCGGATTTATTCTATTCGAGGTCATCGGCTATCGTCCGGTGACATTATTGATCTATTTCATTTTATTCCTTCCATCCGTTCAACGCCTCCGACTTCAGGACGGTTTCATCACGAGTGTCGTCATTCTGACACATTTGTATACGGAACGTCAGCTCAACGCGCACATCCTGTTAAATGAATCCTTATTGCTTGGCATTGGTGTTGGTGTCGGATTGCTTGTCAACATGTACATGCCAAGTCTCGATTTGTTGATTGACGACCGCCGAGAAAAGATTGATCAACGGATCGCTGCCTTATTCTTCGAAGTCGCCGCTGCGATCGAGACAGGGCGGGTCAATCATCATGCGTTGACGCTTGACGAGACAGAACGACTGTTACGTGAAGGGAAGGATGCCGCCTTAAAACGGATGGGAAACGCGATCGGTCGTCGGAACGATGATGAGGATTATGCCTACTTCCGGATGCGCGAACAACAATTCGAGTTACTGCGCGGTATCGTCCATCATGCCGAGGAACTGGTCCTCGTCGTCGAAGAAGGAAAAAAAGTCGCCGACTTCTTTCGGACGATTGGTGACAATGTCCGACCTGAAGCCGACGCAATGGTGTACATTTCAGAACTAGAGGCGTTATTGACACGTTTCCGTGCCTCTGCCTTACCCGTCACGCGGGAAGAATTCGAGGTCCGCTCTGCCTTACTACACATGCTACAAGAAGCGGAGCAATATTTACGTTTAAAACAACGCTACGTCAATCAAAAGAAATAA
- a CDS encoding M20/M25/M40 family metallo-hydrolase, whose translation MVNEQRVLDTFLELVQIDSESKEEARICAHLKKTFEDLGCEVFEDDASSKTEHKGNNLIVTLPATKEGVDKIYFTSHMDTVFPGQGIKPIIEDGYVKTDGTTILGADDKTGLASLIELVHVLNETKQPHGKIQFVITVGEESGLVGAMVLDPSKIDADYGFALDSDGKVGDIITAAPTQAKVNAKIFGKTAHAGVAPEKGVSAITIASKAIAKMPLGRIDEETTANIGRFSGGGPSTNIVCDYVEIFAEARSLVAPKMEAQTEKMKAAFEEAAAELGGRAEVEVKVMYPGFKFEDGDQVVEVAKAAITQLGRTPRLLHSGGGSDANVIAGFGIPTVNLAVGYEDIHTTNEKMPIEELVKTAELCVTLVDYITNK comes from the coding sequence ATGGTCAATGAACAACGTGTATTAGATACGTTTTTAGAACTTGTCCAGATCGATTCGGAATCAAAAGAGGAGGCACGCATTTGTGCTCACTTGAAAAAAACGTTCGAGGATCTCGGATGTGAAGTGTTCGAGGATGACGCTTCGTCCAAGACGGAACATAAAGGAAACAATTTAATCGTCACGCTTCCAGCAACAAAAGAAGGCGTCGATAAAATTTATTTCACTTCCCATATGGATACGGTATTCCCGGGTCAAGGCATTAAACCAATCATCGAGGACGGTTACGTCAAGACGGACGGCACAACGATTCTTGGGGCAGATGATAAAACAGGTCTCGCATCTCTGATCGAACTCGTGCATGTATTAAATGAAACGAAACAACCTCACGGGAAAATTCAGTTCGTCATCACAGTCGGTGAAGAATCTGGGCTCGTCGGTGCGATGGTTCTTGATCCATCCAAAATCGATGCCGATTATGGTTTTGCACTTGATTCAGATGGAAAAGTCGGAGACATCATTACGGCTGCTCCAACGCAAGCAAAAGTCAATGCGAAGATTTTCGGGAAAACAGCGCATGCTGGTGTCGCACCGGAAAAAGGTGTCTCGGCGATTACGATTGCGTCGAAAGCGATCGCGAAGATGCCGCTCGGTCGGATTGATGAAGAGACGACAGCGAACATCGGACGGTTCAGCGGTGGTGGTCCATCAACGAACATCGTTTGTGATTATGTCGAAATCTTCGCGGAAGCACGGTCACTCGTCGCTCCGAAGATGGAAGCACAGACAGAGAAAATGAAAGCGGCGTTCGAAGAAGCAGCAGCAGAACTTGGTGGTCGTGCTGAAGTTGAAGTCAAGGTCATGTACCCGGGCTTTAAGTTCGAAGATGGAGATCAAGTCGTCGAAGTCGCGAAAGCAGCGATCACACAACTCGGACGCACGCCACGCCTCTTACATTCTGGTGGCGGATCAGATGCCAATGTCATTGCTGGTTTTGGTATCCCAACGGTCAACTTGGCTGTCGGATATGAAGATATCCACACGACGAATGAAAAGATGCCAATCGAAGAACTCGTCAAAACAGCGGAACTTTGCGTGACGTTAGTTGATTACATCACGAACAAATAA
- the rnz gene encoding ribonuclease Z, producing MEFYFLGTGAGMPSKQRNVTSIALLHPKMTWLFDCGEATQHQILHSPIKPRKVNAIFITHLHGDHIFGLPGFISTRAALEGTTPLTIYGPTGIKEWMDATLRITGTYLRYPLRIVEVEDGQTYEQNGFRVTVRSLEHRFPAFGYRLEGPEERGALRVDALQTLGVPSGPLYRRITQEETFEFDGTVYTSSDFLEAPKPGVKLAVLGDTMPCAASIDLARDVDVLVHEATFADREVEHAGRFGHSTARQAAVIADTAQAKKLLLTHVSARYVEQEEVLEQEAREVFANSHLMFDHRIVPVKG from the coding sequence ATGGAATTTTATTTTTTAGGGACAGGGGCCGGTATGCCGTCGAAACAACGGAACGTCACATCGATTGCCTTGTTACACCCCAAAATGACCTGGTTGTTCGATTGTGGAGAAGCGACACAACATCAAATCTTACACAGTCCGATCAAACCACGGAAAGTCAACGCAATCTTCATTACCCATTTACACGGGGATCATATCTTTGGTTTACCAGGATTCATTAGTACAAGAGCTGCCTTAGAGGGAACGACGCCACTAACGATCTATGGACCGACCGGGATTAAGGAATGGATGGACGCGACGTTACGGATCACAGGGACGTATTTGCGATATCCGCTCCGAATCGTCGAAGTCGAGGACGGTCAAACGTATGAACAAAATGGTTTCCGCGTGACAGTGCGGTCACTTGAACACCGCTTCCCGGCGTTCGGGTACCGACTTGAAGGACCAGAAGAGCGTGGTGCATTACGTGTCGATGCCTTGCAAACGTTAGGCGTGCCGTCTGGTCCGCTCTATCGCCGGATCACACAGGAAGAAACGTTCGAGTTCGATGGCACGGTCTATACGTCGTCCGATTTTTTAGAAGCACCGAAACCAGGTGTCAAACTTGCGGTTCTTGGTGATACGATGCCGTGTGCGGCATCAATCGATCTTGCGCGTGACGTCGATGTATTAGTCCATGAAGCGACGTTTGCAGATCGAGAAGTCGAACATGCGGGACGCTTCGGTCACTCGACTGCCCGTCAGGCAGCTGTCATCGCTGATACGGCTCAGGCGAAAAAGCTTCTCTTGACGCACGTATCCGCGCGTTATGTCGAGCAAGAAGAAGTACTGGAACAAGAAGCACGAGAAGTGTTCGCGAACAGTCATTTGATGTTTGATCACCGGATTGTTCCGGTGAAAGGATAA
- a CDS encoding DUF4430 domain-containing protein translates to MKKWLFAASIVLLAGCAEAKEEQQTASCEAEIKVSVVDHVKDKTLFDKDVCLNENDTALDALEDTTLDVVKTGKGEMAYVTAVDGIREKSAGAGSGWVFGVNGKPGEVGAGSYELKKGDRLEWRFEKDAMAYFE, encoded by the coding sequence ATGAAAAAATGGTTATTTGCCGCAAGTATCGTGTTACTTGCCGGTTGCGCGGAAGCAAAAGAGGAACAACAAACAGCGTCTTGTGAGGCGGAAATTAAGGTATCGGTCGTGGATCACGTCAAGGATAAGACGTTGTTTGATAAAGACGTATGCTTGAACGAAAACGATACAGCACTGGATGCACTTGAAGATACGACGCTCGATGTCGTCAAAACAGGTAAAGGTGAGATGGCATATGTCACTGCAGTCGATGGGATTCGAGAGAAATCAGCTGGAGCAGGTAGTGGCTGGGTCTTCGGGGTCAACGGCAAACCAGGCGAAGTCGGTGCTGGAAGTTACGAACTGAAAAAAGGAGATCGTCTCGAATGGCGATTTGAAAAAGATGCAATGGCTTATTTTGAGTAA
- a CDS encoding ATP-binding cassette domain-containing protein codes for MPIMYIDTNREERLRQQASEHEQPVLTPERLLHGRVRDLLATGSLFRAGELATLLGLEAFFEAESSELSSGEQQLVGLGHALSSSPKTLFLSEPFLFLDHVRRKRLMGLLEEIERRFGCQIHCSMTIQSDLSITSRATELTGRTLNRIENVQHRYPLQTRYALATEKLSFHQGERIAIIGANGSGKSTLLRLALGVERPLYGKVRRSGETHYVPAHPMLAPLDDRSGSFTTQKKRLLDGIDWSKDSYYFDEPTAGLDDMDRTTFINSWNTNPTTLIVMATHDSALIRAAQRIIYLVHGEVAFDGPTEQFLRESRLFV; via the coding sequence ATGCCTATCATGTATATCGACACAAATCGCGAAGAGCGACTACGTCAACAGGCGAGCGAACATGAACAACCCGTCTTGACACCGGAGCGCTTACTACATGGACGTGTCCGAGATCTTCTGGCGACGGGTTCCTTGTTTCGGGCAGGAGAACTCGCGACCTTGCTTGGACTAGAAGCTTTTTTTGAAGCGGAGTCGAGTGAACTCTCATCCGGAGAACAACAGCTCGTCGGACTCGGTCATGCGTTGTCTTCGTCACCAAAGACCCTGTTCTTGTCGGAACCGTTTCTCTTTCTTGATCATGTCAGGCGAAAGCGATTGATGGGATTGCTTGAAGAAATCGAACGACGGTTTGGTTGTCAGATTCATTGCTCGATGACGATACAATCCGACTTGTCAATTACGAGTCGCGCTACTGAATTGACAGGTCGTACCCTGAATCGGATCGAAAACGTCCAACACCGTTATCCGTTACAGACACGCTATGCACTCGCAACAGAAAAATTGTCGTTTCATCAAGGTGAACGCATTGCGATCATTGGTGCGAATGGTAGTGGGAAATCGACGTTACTACGACTCGCGCTCGGTGTCGAGCGACCGCTGTACGGAAAAGTCCGGCGCTCGGGGGAGACGCATTATGTACCAGCGCATCCGATGCTTGCGCCATTAGACGATCGAAGCGGTAGTTTTACGACACAAAAAAAACGTCTCTTGGACGGTATCGATTGGAGTAAAGACAGCTATTACTTTGATGAGCCGACAGCGGGTCTCGATGACATGGATCGAACGACTTTCATCAATTCGTGGAATACGAACCCGACAACGCTCATTGTCATGGCGACGCATGATTCAGCTCTGATTCGAGCAGCACAGCGCATCATCTATCTCGTGCACGGAGAAGTAGCGTTTGACGGACCAACGGAGCAATTTTTACGTGAAAGCCGGTTGTTCGTATGA
- a CDS encoding ECF transporter S component, which yields MIVATILIMGLFLIIFEKLPMTDQRLRFIAIITAAAIVGRLLFSSLPNVQPATALILLVAVFIHPIVGAISGMLVVVLTSLFLGSGPFVLFQALAYATIASLGFVPFLRYRIVLTGYGFLAGFLYGWVSNLGFLVLTGFSWQAFLTLLVAGGTFDMLHGFSNAIFIWILFPIFLRIMHSFDEKRGTE from the coding sequence ATGATCGTCGCAACGATTCTGATTATGGGTCTGTTCTTGATCATCTTCGAAAAACTACCGATGACGGATCAACGATTACGGTTCATCGCTATCATCACGGCAGCGGCAATCGTCGGACGATTGTTGTTCTCCAGTTTGCCGAACGTCCAGCCGGCAACGGCACTCATCTTATTAGTAGCCGTCTTCATCCATCCGATCGTCGGTGCCATTTCTGGGATGCTTGTCGTCGTGTTAACGAGCTTGTTTCTCGGAAGCGGTCCGTTCGTCCTCTTTCAAGCGCTGGCGTATGCAACGATTGCCAGTCTAGGATTCGTTCCGTTTCTTCGTTACCGGATCGTATTGACTGGATATGGATTTCTCGCTGGTTTCTTATACGGATGGGTGAGCAATCTTGGGTTCTTGGTATTGACCGGATTCTCGTGGCAAGCTTTTTTGACACTGCTTGTAGCCGGAGGAACGTTTGATATGCTTCACGGATTCAGTAACGCGATCTTCATTTGGATATTGTTTCCGATTTTTTTACGAATTATGCATTCATTCGATGAAAAGAGGGGTACAGAATAG
- a CDS encoding SDR family NAD(P)-dependent oxidoreductase yields the protein MLRKTALITGASGGIGLDLAVLAARDGFDCVLVARNEKKLKELQQVLEKRYQIKVYVFAADLSLSDSVDRLVQYLEEQELTVDLLFNNAGFATSGRFAEIDPTEDINSIQVNVVALTDLTKRLLPGMVERGFGRILNVASVAAFMPGPYMSVYYATKAYVLSFSEALATEVDGSGVSVTCLCPGPTDTNFFDRANITLPFKSMPSHLVAFAGYRGMLKGRRVVVPGASNRAMVSLSRLLPRRLLTEVTGRIQDPARQQESSTEEELLYANS from the coding sequence ATGTTACGAAAAACAGCACTGATTACCGGTGCATCGGGTGGAATCGGACTCGATCTCGCTGTCCTTGCAGCGCGAGATGGCTTCGATTGTGTCCTCGTTGCCCGCAATGAAAAGAAATTGAAGGAGCTTCAACAGGTCCTTGAAAAACGCTATCAGATCAAAGTGTATGTTTTTGCTGCCGATCTCTCGCTGAGCGACAGCGTCGATCGCCTTGTGCAGTACTTAGAGGAGCAGGAGTTGACAGTTGATCTGCTGTTCAATAACGCCGGCTTCGCCACGTCGGGACGCTTTGCGGAAATTGATCCAACAGAAGACATCAACTCAATCCAGGTCAACGTCGTCGCCTTGACGGATTTGACGAAGCGTCTTTTACCAGGAATGGTTGAACGTGGCTTTGGACGCATCCTGAATGTCGCGTCGGTCGCTGCCTTCATGCCAGGACCATACATGAGTGTCTACTACGCGACGAAAGCCTATGTTCTGTCGTTCTCGGAAGCACTTGCGACAGAAGTCGACGGCTCGGGTGTCAGTGTGACTTGTCTCTGCCCGGGACCAACTGATACGAACTTCTTCGACCGGGCGAACATCACGCTACCGTTTAAGAGTATGCCGTCACACCTCGTCGCCTTCGCTGGATATCGCGGTATGCTCAAAGGGCGTCGCGTCGTTGTTCCAGGTGCGAGCAACCGCGCCATGGTTTCCTTGTCCCGTCTCTTGCCACGCCGTCTCCTGACAGAAGTGACAGGTCGAATCCAAGATCCTGCTCGCCAGCAAGAATCGTCGACAGAAGAAGAACTCCTGTACGCGAATTCATGA